The genomic segment GAGTTAGTTGCCGCGTTTAAGGGGGCCTAGTGACCGCTAGCTTTCAGTGTCGGACACCCGGACCCAAGTTGACGAGGTTCCTCAAGGACCAATGAGATTACACTTGCGAAAATGTGTCGTCCAATAGGCGTCGAGTATTCCCTTGACTGTCCAATTGCGTACGAGCAAGGGTGTAGGGGGCGGGATTAGGTTGGCTTTTTTTGCTAATGTTAGCGAACACTCCACAATGACTTAAATAGTAATTATAATATCCATAATAATACACATCGTGTCTCTTTCAAGCTAGTAAAACTCCGCATGTTGTAACACGGACACCGATATCATATTAGTTGTTATCTAATTAATAGCTTACAAGGAAACACAGTCATAAACTGGAACGTAATCGTTCATTAACTGATAACTACGGTGGCCGACAGCGGCCAATGCACAGCAACGgtcaaaagacaaaaaatatcttATTATGAGCCTAAAACACACAAACATCATGAAACTAATGCAACGTTTCAAATGAACATTGCTGCGATGAGATGAACTACTCATTTTGCAAATGCCAAAAACACTTAAATTAATCGTCAATTACTTTTTTCCCTTTTCATTATTGTGTTttaggaactaaaataaatacggTTTTTTTTCCGTTTTAAACCTATATTAATGTAATCAAATATGATGAAGACGATAATAAGCGTGCAAAAGTAATTTTTTCAACTTCATGGAGTTTTACGTGGACTTAACAAACGTAGAAGACAGAGAACAGGACTAAGATTTAGATTGAAGTTATCCAGGATCTCTTCTTTGTTTTCCGTCTTAATCAGAACAAACCTTATGTACGTtgtcattagggctgcaacaactaatcgattaaatcgattaaaatcgattataaaaatagttggcgtttAATATAGTAATCGATTCATTGgatgtatgctatgcgcatgcgcagaggctacttttttatttatttcttataaacctttatttataaactgcaacatttacaaacagctgagaaacaataatcaaaataagtatggtgccagtatgctgttttttcctcaataaaatactggaaaggatagaaatgtagtttgtctcttttatccgattattaatcgattaatcgaagtaataatcgacagattaatcgattagcaaattagttgttagttgcagccctagttgtcaTGTTGGTGTACGTCTGAGTGTGTTTGTGTCAAAGTGTGTCCGCGACCTCCTGTTCCACCACGTGAAAATCAGTCtcaaaatacacaaaataaagacatttgactaacactagcatagaagttgaaacagCATTTAAAAGGAGCAGCGACTTTTACTATCTGCTCACCAGTAATACGGCCCTGAATGCGGACTTGCAGGGACTCACAGGAGTCTATATTGGTCCCGACTGAGAGAAaaaacacacccactaatttaatcagaataaggcatttttatatctaaatattaaaaaattcaAATTTTAGTTAAAATGTCATAATCAAAATGAATGGTGTTCTGAATTATTGACTTAAGGCACCAATTGATcagtcaaatattccactttgaaatattttttggggaacattttgcatattttgtttttactgtttacaaaaacaaagttttcaatgacaaaaacagcatgaaattaaaaaaaaaaacattaaaaaataatacaaatttgtTATTGAATTTTGGTGGGATTTTAGTGAATCCGAGCtcatgtcgctatatcttgctgttctttccgccatgtttgtattggcatcactatgtgacgtcacaggaaaatggacggtgtatataacgatggttaaaatcaggcactttgaagctttttttagggatattgtgtgatttttaaaattttgaaaaaaactttgaaaaatataataagcctctgggaactgatttttaatggttttaacccttctgaaattgtaataatgttcccctttaagttacaatttaataattaatcaaaattattggttttatgaattattgaccaatttaagGCACTAATTGAtcaatcaaatattccactttgaaatatatgttttggggaaaatatcgcatattttttgtttttgccttaaaaaaacaaagttttctatgacaaaaacagcatggaataaaaaaacattaaatcaaATAATACAAATTTGTTATTGAATTTTagtacaattttttattattatttaagttaCAATTTAATAATTGAtcaaaattagacttagacaaactttaatgatctacaagggaaattgttcaacacagtagctcagttacaatgatggaaagtgtaaggatggaaaggacaatgcaggtataaatagactaatatagcgatagaaaatctaacatatatacgaatatatacataatatgtgtacagaataatatatatacagatatattatattatgtcaatggttttataaattattgaccaatttaagGCACCAGTTGAtcaatcaaatattccactttgaaatatttttggggaaaatatagcatattttgtgtttttgccataaaaaacagggttttctttatcAAAGAAAGGACagaagacaaaaaatgtttttaactttttatcgatagatctgaagatgatctagagatttaaacgttaaaaaaaaaaaaaaaaaaaaaaaaaaaaaagtttattcatgactttatttttcaacaagacatgttcCCGGTACCAAACTTCGGGGGAGcccaaaaagatttaaaaaaaatcaatatattgtgttggttttaaaaatgaaaaatctcaaaatggcccccgcctgCTCTGATTTTTCagcgtgcggccctcagtggagacAGTTAGGACCCTCTGTGGTAGTGTTGTTGTGGCGCATGACCTAACCATGTCTATGTCCTGGTTTCAGTTTACCACTGGGTCGAGATGAGAACAAAGATGCGTATCATGGGCTTCCGGGGGTCCACCATAAAGCCGCTGAACGAGGAGGCGGCGGCGGAGCTGGGGGCCGAGCTGCTGGGAGAGACGGTGGTCTTCCTGGTGGGCGGCGGGTGCATGGTGCTGGAGTACAGCAGGCAGGCGGCCAACTCGCGCCGCAAGGAAGAGGAGCTCAGCGAGACCCTCAGTGGCCTCCAGACTCAAATAGCAGAGCTGACCTTCACCACAGAGACGCTGAGCGCTCAGCTGCGAGAAGTCAACAGGCAACTGCTCTCCTTCCCCACGCCCACTAAAAAGTGATCTGGACATCTTCTCGCCACACTTAAAGCCCGATGTGATGGCGGCCACTCCACTCACGGAATATTCTGTTTTCTTTTGGAGGAAACATGGCTGCGTTTTGTATTGAAGTCACATGTGGAGTGACCACGTAGAACTGCTGTGATGTTCATGGTGTGTTCAGGGTCTCCATGTTGTTGAGGGTCTCCATGTTGCATGCTCATTACAAGATGGACTCTGTAACGCCTTCCAAAGTAATATATTTGATAACAGCGTTAACCTGAGGGGGCTTCATTTGTCTTTGACCTTCAATGTTGTCCAATCTTTGATGTTCAATGTTGTCCAATCATTGCCGTTCAATATTG from the Nerophis lumbriciformis linkage group LG17, RoL_Nlum_v2.1, whole genome shotgun sequence genome contains:
- the opa3 gene encoding optic atrophy 3 protein homolog, with protein sequence MVVGAFPIAKLLYLGVKQMSKPIANRIKAGARSSDFFRSYVCLPPAQLYHWVEMRTKMRIMGFRGSTIKPLNEEAAAELGAELLGETVVFLVGGGCMVLEYSRQAANSRRKEEELSETLSGLQTQIAELTFTTETLSAQLREVNRQLLSFPTPTKK